The Poriferisphaera corsica DNA segment AGGTTAACGTACGCGATGTGACATTACCCGAAGCGCAGGCGTGGGTGCATAGTTGGAGTGAGACGACCAAGTCGTTCCCATTTAGTGCGATGGACCGGCAAGTAAAGGAAGTGGATTACAAGCAATCGCTTGGAATCAGCGTCTGGAAGGGGCTCCCCGAGCCAGGAACAATCAATGCACTTGCTCGTGAACGAGGGCATGCGATTTTTTATGATTATATTTTGCCGTGGAGTCATATTGATCGTGGTTTTACAAACAAACTCGATCCCAGCAATATTACAGATGAAGATGAAGCTGCTGTACGAACACGGCTTACATCATTTGTTGAGCGGGCTAAGTCACTTGGCTTGAATTACAATCAATGGTTTGGGGAACTCTGGGATGAGCCTGATAAAGATAACATTGCGGCATTCGCTGCCTATGCGAAGTTAGCCAAGCAGATAGATCCAAATTTTCAGTTGTATTGCAATCCGATTTTTTGGATTGGTGGTGGACAAGGGACGGCAAAAGACCCTGTGGTCTACGACGGATTGGAAGGGTGGTATGACCAATATGTCGATGTGTCTGCGCCGAGTTTGTTGTTAATCGATTATCCGAAAAGTGGAAAGTTGTTCGACATCGATTTGTCGGTTAATGCATTTTATCAGGTGGCTTCTCAGCATGCTAAGAGTGAACGCGCGAAAAATGTACTATTTTACCGTCGTTTGCCATGGATAGCGATGCGTCGAGGTTGGGATGGCTGGGGTTTCTATTCTTATTCTCGGCCTCGTGGCAGTGCTTGGATTGACGATGATCGCGATCTGGCAACGAATAGTAATGCTGCGGATTATCAGATTGTATATCCCGGTCCTGCGGGTCCGATCCCCACGCGCGCTTCGGAAGCGGCTCGTGAAGGTTGGGAGGATTATCGATTGGTTCAATATTTACAGAAAATGGGGAGTGGTAGTGAGGCAACTCGTTTGATTGAAGCATCCAAAGGTCGTAATGTTGACCTAACGGACTTGTACCAACAAGGTTTGATGATTATTGATCATGATTAGATTTGTGTTCGCTTGAATAGATGAATATGTCGCAAACTATGATGATAGTTAACACATGGTCGTCTAATAAGTGGTTGGTTCAGTTGCGATATTATCAAATCAATCTTTTTGGCGTGTGTTGAATGTATAACCTCTTTATTGCTGCTCACGAAGATCAGAGGGTGAGCTGCCAGTCATTTGTTTGATGGCTCTTGAGAAGGCGGATAGCGAAGCAAAGCCGCTTAAGTATGCGATACGTGATAGTGATTCATCTGTGCTATTTAGCAGGTACTTTGCACGTTCTAGTTGAATGAGATGCATCGCTTTAAAAGGTGATGAAACGCCGGACTTTACAAATAATCGTCTGAGTTGACTTGCAGAATAGCCATGTGCTTCGGCCATCTCATGGACTGTTGGGCGATCGGTGATGTTAGCGGCATACCAGCCCATGCAGCGCTGTACGAGTGTCTTTGCTTGATCCGTATGAGCTTTATCTGTAATTTTCAAATCGTCAAGCACGAGAAGTGTTAGTTCAAGTAGTAAATGTTGGGCACGCAGGTCTAGATGTTCATGACGTTTTGATGTGTGCTCTTCGAGTTCTGAAAACGATCTTATTAAATGGTTCGCCAAAGATACGGACAGTGGAATGGACACACCATTGCTGTCATTCAATGCGCTGTGAAGTACATTTGGTACATGATCGAAATGGGCAACACCCACACATGCTTCTTCTTTGGGGATGCCTGTCCAGCCATGGATATGGTTTGGTGGAAAGACCCAAAGGCGGCGGGATGAAGCCGACATCTTACGGTCGGGAATTACCGGGCAAATCTGACCTTCTGCGACCGCTTGAAACTCCCATGTATGCCTTGGATGGGGAATAACCGGCTGCTGATGATAGCGTCTTGTACCGTGCGCAATGTAGATAAGCATATCTTTGTATAATCTCAAGAATGCGCGAAATTGTCAAGCGTCTGCGTGGCTTTGTGATAGCTTAAATGATCTATTTTACTAACATCTAAGATTGAGGCTTTCTCCTCAAACAAAATTGTAGTTTATGGATCAAATGTAAAATGGAGCGTGTGATATTATGGATCGTCATCGGTATGCATTAGTCGGAGCAGGCGGCCGCTGTAGAATGTTTGTTGATGCAATTTACGGCAGTTATGCAGAACAGGCTGAGTTGGTCGGTTTATGTGATATTAGTGCCCAGCGGATGGCAACCTGGAATAAATTTCTCGCTGAGACTTATGAGGCGCCGCCGGTACAAACCTTCATGGCAGATCAATTTGATGCCATGATTGCTCAGACAAAGCCAAAAACCGTTATCGTTACTTCAACGGATGTTACGCACCACGAATACATTATCCGGGCGCTTGAATTGGGATGTGATGTCATCACTGAAAAGCCGATGACCATTGATGAAGACAAGGCTCAGCAGATTATTGATGCGGTTGATCGCACTGGTGGGAATGTTCGTGTGACATTTAACTATCGCTATATGCCTACGTTTTCCAAGCTAAGAGAGGTGGTTGCTTCCGGCGAAATCGGGGAGCCGACACTGGTTAATTTCCAGTGGTACCTTGATACCAGTCACGGTGCGGATTACTTCCGCCGATGGCACAGGGAAAAGCGTTACAGTGGTGGGTTGCTTGTACACAAATCCACGCATCATTTTGATTTGGTAAACTTCATTATTGGTGCGCAGCCAGAAACTGTTTTTGCGATGGGTGATTTGTCATTCTATGGTGAGAAGAATGCGAAGGCGCGTGGTGAGCAATATGATTTTGAGCGTTATCAAGACCTTGAAAATCCAATGTCGGATCGTTTTGGCCTTGATCTTCGCGATGACATGCTTAAAGCGATCTATCTGGATGCTGAGGGAGACTCGGGTTACATCCGTGACCGTAATGTGTTCGGCGGCGAGAAAAAATGGCCTATCACCTCGGAAGACACCATGGCTGTTAGCGCGCGTTATACCAACGGCACGCTGCTTAACTACACGCTTGTGGCGTACTGTCCGTGGGAAGGAGAACGTATCACGATCACTGGAACCAAGGGGCAGATTGAATATTTCGGGCGCGGGGCAGGCCATTTAATTGCGGGTCAGTCTGAAGAAGAGCTCGCTGCTCAGCAGTATCAAGGCGAACAGTACATACGTCTTCAAAAAATGTTCGAGCCTGCACAAGAGCTTGAGATACCGGAGGGCAAAGGTGCGCATGGCGGCGGCGATGCTATTTTGTTAGATCGTATTTTCAATCAAAACGCGAAAAATGACCCGCTTGAACGTGATGCAAACCATCATGATGGAGCTTCATCGATTTTGCTTGGAGTGGCTGCAAATAAAGCGATCGAAACAGGTAAGCCTGTTCAGATTGCGGATCTTACTCGTGAATGTGTTCGATAATTACTTCATTTAAAGGACTATTCAATTGCACTGGATTGACTGGGCTATTTGTATTGTGCCGTTGCTTGTTGTCGGTTTTATTGGCTTGCGAGTTAATAAGTACGTCAAAGGAGTTAGCGACTTCCTCGTAGGCGGACGTGTGGCAGGGCGGTATGTTGTCGCCGTTGCTTCTGGAGAAGCTGGACTAGGTCTTATTACGGTTGTCGCGCTATGTGAAATGTACTACAAGTCCGGCTTCGCAATCGGATTCTGGGGCATGCTCAACAAGCCCATCATCATTCTCATCGCGCTAACCGGTTTTGCGGTTTACCGTTACCGAGAAACACGCGCCATGACGATGGCTCAGTATTTTGAAGTCCGTTATTCAAAAAGATTCCGCATTTTCGCGGGCATTCTTGCATGGATCAGCGGCGTCATAAATTATGCACTCTTTCCTGCTGTAGGCGGGCGATTCCTGATCTACTTCTGTGAACTCCCTGAAACTATTTCCATCTTAGGCCTGCAGTTCCCGACATTCGGATTAGTGATGGCCTGTTTCTTATCGCTGGCTGTCACCATTGTCCTCATCGGCGGTCAGATCATGACCATGGTCACAGACTGCGTTGCTGGCATTTTCAGCTATGTCCTTTATGCCGCCATCACCATCACTATTCTTATGTACTTCAGTTGGGATCAAATGCAGGATGCGATGTTAGCACGCCCACCTGGCGAAAGCATGTTCGATCCCTTTGACACGGGCAAGCTCAAAGAATTCAACGTCTTCTATGTCATCGTTGGTCTCATGGGTAGTATCTACAACATGCTCTCATGGCAAGGCGGACAGGGCTACAAAGCTGCTGCGGCATCACCTCACGAACAGAAAATGGGCAACGTCCTCAGTACGTGGCGTACCGGCTTCTCCGTGCTCATGGTCATCCTCCTTGCAGTTGCCGCCTTCACCTACATGAACCACCCCGACTTCGCCACAGGCGCCGAAGCGGTGCAGCAGGAACTGCATCAAAAGATCAACCTTGCCACCGAGGCATCCACCAGCCAAATCCGTGAACAGATGCTTGTACCTGTTGCACTCCGGCACATCCTCCCAGTTGGTATTGTTGGCGCGTTCTGCGCAGTCATGGTCTTCCTACTCATCAGCACCGATACAACCTACCTGCATTCCTGGGGCACCATCTTTGTGCAGGATGTTGTTTTGCCCCTCCGTAAAAAACCGTTTACACCAAAACAGCAGATGTGGTTGCTCCGTTTAAGTATTGCTGGGGTGGCGTTCTTCGCATTCTTCTGGTCGCTCTACTTCAATCAAGTTACCTATATATTGATGTTCTTCGCACTCACCGGCAGCGTTTATCTTGGTGGTGCAGGCGCGGTCATCCTAGGTGGGCTTTATTGGAAACGTGGTACCTCCGCCGGTGCATGGGCCGCCATGGTTTCTGGCTCATCGCTCGCGGTCCTCGGCTTCATACTCACTCAATCTTGGGCAGGTTACATCTACCCATTCCTCAGTACAGAGATGCCCGGAGTCCTCACCTCTCTCACCGCCACACTCGAATCGTTCGGCAGCATCCTACCGTTTGTCGAATGGGAAGTAACACCCGACAAGTGCCCCATATCAGGACAAGAAATTTACTTTACCACCATGTGTTCAGCTGTTTTCTTGTACATCACGGTCTCGCTGCTAACCAGCAAAAAGCCGTTCAACCTCGACCGCATGCTCCACCGCGGTAAGTACATGCGTGAAGAAGATCGTAAAGCACGTCCGGAATACGAACGTGGCGGTAAGAAGAACTGGAAAACGATCCTGTTTGGTTTCGACGACCAATTTACTCGCGGTGATAAAATCCTTTCGGTCAGTGTCTTCGTCTATAGTATAGTGCTGTTCGCCGTTTGGATTTTTGCGGTTCTATGCAATACTCTCTTGGTTAAATATTTTGCATTCGGTCCTGTCGGTTGGGCGAATTACTTTTGGTATACAAACATCGGTCTCACCCTTGTCATCGGCACAGTCACGAGTATCTGGTTCTCTATCGGAGGCGCATGGGATTTGCGCCGACTCTTCCAACGCCTTGCGACACTCAAACGTAATGTTAATGACGATGGACGCGTCCTCGGCCACATTAATGCTGAAGATCTCGCATTCAAAGAGGTTGAGGGCGACGAGGACGTTGAAGAGCTAGTTGCTATAGATTCAGATCAATCGGAGAGTACCCGTTTATGAATCTGTATAAAAAAATAGGTAAACAGGGAATTGTTAATATTTGTCACCTTAACTTGCGAAGACTTGATAGGAAATTCATATGAGTGAATCAATTTCATCGGTAGGTATAGACGTGCCCAAAGTTTTGGGATTGACGCCGAGTATTGGCTTTGGTGACCGTTTGGGAATGGCGACGCAGGGTCATGTGGCAGCTTTAAAAGAGGCAGGCGCGGGGATTAAGGGAATTTTTGCACAGCAGTCGATTCGTGAAATGGCGCGGACGAGTAGAAGCGCCGAGACAGTGATGAGAGATGCCCAGGTTGGATTAAAGAAAGAGGGGTTTGTGGACGTGTGGGGGGCAGATGCGGATCACCTGAAGACAAAAGAAGATGTTGACTTAACGGTGGCCGCGGGTTTTGTGTTTTTTACGATTGATCCATCAGATCATGTCGATCAAAAAGCGGATCACTATGTTGAAGAAGAATTAACATCACGTTTTGAGATTATCCGTGATGAGGTGCCATGGATTGAGGCTTATGTTGATAAATCCATTGAGATATGTGAAGGAATGGATATCACATTTGATGATGAAAGTGTGATGCGTGCAGCAGTAAAATATGGTCGTGCGATCAATGTGGCGCTTGAACTTGGCCAGTATATTGTTGAGCAAAATAAGAAGATAGGACGAGCGTGTGAGCTAGAGATCAGCGTGGATGAAACGGATCAACCGACAACTTGGGTTGAACACTATATTGTTGCTGAGCAGCTGATGAATTCAGGCTTGCCTGTGGTGAGTTTGGCTCCACGCTTTATCGGAGAGTTAGAAAAAGGTGTCGATTACAAGGGGGATTTGGCGGCTTTGGAAGAGAGTATGCGCGGGCACGCCGCGATAGCGAAGCGGCTTGGACCATATAAGCTGTCGCTTCATTCGGGTTCGGACAAGATTTCGATTTATCCGTTGTTGAATCGCGCAACAGAGGGCGTGTTTCATGTGAAGACTGCGGGGACGAGTTTTTTGGAGGCATTACGGGTGGTGGCGATTCACTCGCCGAGTGATTTTCGTCGGATTGTGAGGTTTGCTCGTGATCATTATGAGCGTGATCGTGCGACGTATCATGTATCTGCGACGTTGAGGGGCGTGCGGCCAGCGGATGAGATTAGCGATAATCATGAGCTGGTGAGTGAATATTTGGAACACTGGGAGAATGTGCCAGAATTAAAGGGGTTTACGAAGCCGGGACGTCAGATTTTGCATTGCACGTTTGGTTCAATTTTGACAGATTCAGATTTGGGAAGTGTGGTGAAACAGTTATTGGCTGAGCACCAGGGAACTTATCGTGAGGTTTTGCGCGAGCATTTTGTGCGACATTTAGAAGCGCTTAACCAAAGTTAATAATTACAAGCAGAACATATAGAAGGTGTTTGAGTTATGGCGTTTATACATGACGCATTCTTATTGAGCTGTGAAGAGTCAGTGGCGTTGTATGAACAGTATGCAGCGAACGAGCCGATTCTGGATTACCATTGTCACTTGCCGCCTGCGGATTTAGCGTGCAACAGACGGTTTGGCAATCTATACGATATCTGGCTGGAGGGGGATCATTATAAATGGCGGGCGATGCGAAGTAATGGGGTAGAGGAGCGTTTTTGCACTGGGGATGCGGAGCCGTTTGAGAAGTTTATGGCCTGGGCAAAGACGGTTCCATATACATTGCGGAATCCTTTGTATCACTGGTCGCATCTAGAACTGAAGCGCTATTTTGATATTGATGAATTACTTGATGAAAGGTCTGCAAAGAGGATTTGGGATCAAGCAAATGAGAAATTGGCTGGAGAGGAGATGAGCGCGTGGGGGATTTTAGATCGTTTTGATGTGAGGTGCGTGTGTACGACGGATGATCCGGTAGATGATCTTGTGCATCACAAAGCGCTTGCAAACTCAGACTTGAAGGCAAAGGTGTATCCGACATTCCGTCCGGACAAGGCGCTAACGGTTTGTGATGGGAAGGTATTTAATGATTGGGTCGATCGACTTGGTGAGGCAGCGGATATTGATATTGTAGCGTTTAATAGCTTTTTAAACGCGATTGATGCGCGGCATGCAGCATTTCATGAGTTGGGTTGTCGATTGTCGGATCATGGGCTTGAGGTATGTTTTGTAAATTTCTGTGATGAAGCGAAAGCGCGGCAAATATTTAACAAAGCTCGAGGCGGAGAATTCATCACAGCAGAGGAGGGGGACTGTTTTTGCAGTTACATGATGTTGTACTTTGGTCAGCTTGATGCGAAACGTGGCTGGACGAAGCAGTTGCATCTTGGTGCGATGAGGAACAATAATAGCAGGGCTTTCGGGCAATTAGGGGCGG contains these protein-coding regions:
- a CDS encoding helix-turn-helix transcriptional regulator → MLIYIAHGTRRYHQQPVIPHPRHTWEFQAVAEGQICPVIPDRKMSASSRRLWVFPPNHIHGWTGIPKEEACVGVAHFDHVPNVLHSALNDSNGVSIPLSVSLANHLIRSFSELEEHTSKRHEHLDLRAQHLLLELTLLVLDDLKITDKAHTDQAKTLVQRCMGWYAANITDRPTVHEMAEAHGYSASQLRRLFVKSGVSSPFKAMHLIQLERAKYLLNSTDESLSRIAYLSGFASLSAFSRAIKQMTGSSPSDLREQQ
- a CDS encoding Gfo/Idh/MocA family protein encodes the protein MDRHRYALVGAGGRCRMFVDAIYGSYAEQAELVGLCDISAQRMATWNKFLAETYEAPPVQTFMADQFDAMIAQTKPKTVIVTSTDVTHHEYIIRALELGCDVITEKPMTIDEDKAQQIIDAVDRTGGNVRVTFNYRYMPTFSKLREVVASGEIGEPTLVNFQWYLDTSHGADYFRRWHREKRYSGGLLVHKSTHHFDLVNFIIGAQPETVFAMGDLSFYGEKNAKARGEQYDFERYQDLENPMSDRFGLDLRDDMLKAIYLDAEGDSGYIRDRNVFGGEKKWPITSEDTMAVSARYTNGTLLNYTLVAYCPWEGERITITGTKGQIEYFGRGAGHLIAGQSEEELAAQQYQGEQYIRLQKMFEPAQELEIPEGKGAHGGGDAILLDRIFNQNAKNDPLERDANHHDGASSILLGVAANKAIETGKPVQIADLTRECVR
- a CDS encoding sodium:solute symporter family protein; this translates as MHWIDWAICIVPLLVVGFIGLRVNKYVKGVSDFLVGGRVAGRYVVAVASGEAGLGLITVVALCEMYYKSGFAIGFWGMLNKPIIILIALTGFAVYRYRETRAMTMAQYFEVRYSKRFRIFAGILAWISGVINYALFPAVGGRFLIYFCELPETISILGLQFPTFGLVMACFLSLAVTIVLIGGQIMTMVTDCVAGIFSYVLYAAITITILMYFSWDQMQDAMLARPPGESMFDPFDTGKLKEFNVFYVIVGLMGSIYNMLSWQGGQGYKAAAASPHEQKMGNVLSTWRTGFSVLMVILLAVAAFTYMNHPDFATGAEAVQQELHQKINLATEASTSQIREQMLVPVALRHILPVGIVGAFCAVMVFLLISTDTTYLHSWGTIFVQDVVLPLRKKPFTPKQQMWLLRLSIAGVAFFAFFWSLYFNQVTYILMFFALTGSVYLGGAGAVILGGLYWKRGTSAGAWAAMVSGSSLAVLGFILTQSWAGYIYPFLSTEMPGVLTSLTATLESFGSILPFVEWEVTPDKCPISGQEIYFTTMCSAVFLYITVSLLTSKKPFNLDRMLHRGKYMREEDRKARPEYERGGKKNWKTILFGFDDQFTRGDKILSVSVFVYSIVLFAVWIFAVLCNTLLVKYFAFGPVGWANYFWYTNIGLTLVIGTVTSIWFSIGGAWDLRRLFQRLATLKRNVNDDGRVLGHINAEDLAFKEVEGDEDVEELVAIDSDQSESTRL
- a CDS encoding tagaturonate epimerase family protein, whose amino-acid sequence is MSESISSVGIDVPKVLGLTPSIGFGDRLGMATQGHVAALKEAGAGIKGIFAQQSIREMARTSRSAETVMRDAQVGLKKEGFVDVWGADADHLKTKEDVDLTVAAGFVFFTIDPSDHVDQKADHYVEEELTSRFEIIRDEVPWIEAYVDKSIEICEGMDITFDDESVMRAAVKYGRAINVALELGQYIVEQNKKIGRACELEISVDETDQPTTWVEHYIVAEQLMNSGLPVVSLAPRFIGELEKGVDYKGDLAALEESMRGHAAIAKRLGPYKLSLHSGSDKISIYPLLNRATEGVFHVKTAGTSFLEALRVVAIHSPSDFRRIVRFARDHYERDRATYHVSATLRGVRPADEISDNHELVSEYLEHWENVPELKGFTKPGRQILHCTFGSILTDSDLGSVVKQLLAEHQGTYREVLREHFVRHLEALNQS
- the uxaC gene encoding glucuronate isomerase — translated: MAFIHDAFLLSCEESVALYEQYAANEPILDYHCHLPPADLACNRRFGNLYDIWLEGDHYKWRAMRSNGVEERFCTGDAEPFEKFMAWAKTVPYTLRNPLYHWSHLELKRYFDIDELLDERSAKRIWDQANEKLAGEEMSAWGILDRFDVRCVCTTDDPVDDLVHHKALANSDLKAKVYPTFRPDKALTVCDGKVFNDWVDRLGEAADIDIVAFNSFLNAIDARHAAFHELGCRLSDHGLEVCFVNFCDEAKARQIFNKARGGEFITAEEGDCFCSYMMLYFGQLDAKRGWTKQLHLGAMRNNNSRAFGQLGADSGFDSIGDFSQAKKLSMYLDRLNLEGALPKTILYNLNPSDNYAFATMLGNFQDGSTAGKIQLGSGWWFLDQRQGMTWQIDALSNLGLLSRFVGMLTDSRSFMSYPRHEYFRRLLCDMLGKDMRAGELPMDMDLVGGMIRNICFNNAKQYLELSLD